One region of Lytechinus pictus isolate F3 Inbred chromosome 8, Lp3.0, whole genome shotgun sequence genomic DNA includes:
- the LOC129266864 gene encoding dnaJ homolog subfamily C member 24-like produces MQETVDQDLYTILESSSSASYEELKANYRRLVLKYHPDKVSEDEREGCHSEFQRLDKAWKILSDSNLRHQYDTRQRATQLTNTLVNDEISLDDMSWNEDDLTYSHQCRCGGEYILSEDDASEESRLVNCSNCSLCIEVVVEEELDESVTKDVTKR; encoded by the exons ATGCAAGAAACGGTGGATCAAGATTTATACACCATTTTGGAATCTTCCTCGTCAGCCTCGTATGAAGAATTGAAAGCTAATTACAGGAGACTCGTTCTAAAA TATCATCCAGATAAAGTGAGTGAAGATGAGAGGGAAGGCTGTCATTCAGAGTTCCAGAGATTAGATAAAGCTTGGAAGATCCTCAGTGACTCGAATCTTAGACACCAGTATGACACCAGACAAAGAG CCACCCAATTAACTAATACTTTGGTTAATGATGAGATCAGTCTAGATGACATGTCTTGGAATGAAG ATGACCTGACCTACAGCCACCAATGCCGATGTGGAGGGGAGTATATCCTGAGTGAGGATGATGCATCGGAGGAATCAAGGCTTGTCAACTGTTCTAATTGCTCTCTTTGTATCGAGGTAGTGGTAGAAGAAGAACTTGATGAATCGGTGACAAAGGATGTGACAAAGAGATGA